From Candidatus Amoebophilus asiaticus 5a2, the proteins below share one genomic window:
- a CDS encoding patatin-like phospholipase family protein, protein MHYKNIHCFCLFWLLCISLHSFAATNSDLPLANPNSHKKFRILSIDGGGVRGIIPARILQAMEEQTGKRISELFDLVIGNSTGGLIALALLTPNQEGKAKYKAVDLVEFYKQKTPIIFSSSFFHHIKSGWGLWGPRYNRKHLDYILKELFGNAKLSHTLKPAVVISFSLDCALPEMWSTHHAREGKKLDYYLSDVAGATSAAPTYFAPKVLKNTHGEILHEIDGGIWANNPEFTAIRALSFMEHMPRNQDVILISIGTGAPKPNKKEFQKFQRQAAKLKYAGILGWMIKAQPNLIEMMMNADSDWSKDLISIVYPNSHRIQVYIPQKLSSMDNPKNVEKLRVLAEKYIATDSFKAICNELMQS, encoded by the coding sequence ATGCATTACAAAAATATTCATTGCTTTTGCTTGTTCTGGTTACTATGTATTAGTTTACACAGTTTTGCAGCGACCAACTCTGATCTACCACTTGCTAACCCTAATAGCCATAAAAAATTTAGAATTTTATCTATTGATGGGGGAGGTGTTCGAGGTATTATACCAGCTAGGATATTACAGGCTATGGAAGAACAAACTGGAAAGCGAATTAGTGAACTATTTGATTTGGTAATTGGAAACTCTACAGGAGGCTTGATAGCTTTAGCTTTACTCACACCCAATCAAGAAGGAAAAGCTAAGTATAAAGCTGTTGATTTAGTCGAATTTTACAAACAAAAAACTCCAATCATATTTAGCTCTTCTTTTTTCCATCATATAAAGTCAGGATGGGGACTGTGGGGGCCTAGATATAATAGAAAGCATCTAGATTATATTCTAAAAGAATTATTTGGTAATGCCAAGCTAAGCCATACACTAAAACCTGCGGTTGTTATTTCTTTTTCTTTGGACTGTGCTCTTCCGGAAATGTGGTCAACCCATCATGCACGTGAGGGTAAAAAGCTTGATTATTATTTGAGTGATGTGGCTGGCGCCACTAGTGCAGCTCCTACATATTTTGCTCCTAAAGTTTTAAAAAATACCCATGGGGAAATATTGCATGAAATAGATGGAGGTATTTGGGCTAATAATCCTGAGTTTACAGCCATTAGGGCACTTAGCTTTATGGAGCATATGCCTCGAAACCAAGATGTTATTTTAATTTCAATTGGTACAGGTGCACCTAAACCTAATAAGAAAGAGTTTCAAAAATTTCAACGCCAAGCTGCTAAGCTGAAGTATGCAGGTATTCTAGGCTGGATGATCAAAGCTCAGCCGAACCTTATTGAAATGATGATGAACGCTGATAGCGATTGGTCAAAAGATCTTATTTCAATCGTCTACCCCAATAGCCATAGGATCCAAGTGTATATTCCACAGAAATTAAGTAGCATGGACAACCCTAAAAATGTAGAGAAATTAAGAGTATTGGCTGAAAAATATATAGCAACTGATTCTTTCAAAGCTATATGTAATGAGTTAATGCAGTCTTAA